One stretch of Candidatus Saccharibacteria bacterium oral taxon 488 DNA includes these proteins:
- a CDS encoding DUF2207 domain-containing protein, with product MKRFFFGIVAVMALLVGFGSTAQATNNFTISKYTVDMELGRDSEQRSTLRTKLTITADFPPRQNHGIAPVFVKQYDKHPTHFTLESVADEQGTPLEHTWRDNELRIGNKDTYVKGKKTYVITYTQRDVTKLYHDTGKQEFYWDAIGTAWQVPIQSASVTLKLSPELVAAKQTNLQCYQGRFGSNQRCEVREQGDTLTATARALPKMAGVTVAVGFMPGTFAAYQMSFMEQLIDWWAKLQLVLLAVALILAGVIIVAYYRSIGRRKELEPIPPEYLPPRGTSVTTSAKLVQPFHMVKGSVMAAQMIDLAVRHYIQVIEVKPRTTWRIAEYEVKVIQAPGKLLAEEQEMLRNIFGSSLKVGKRLNLKTLRNDARYAARVRYSAKQMKGRLIDDYGLQAREPQHTRRFRRYAIIISIFAVLLLSPVLLVLAGTVFYLSFGKVLTDKGLALRRHLAGLKRYIGVAEVERLQMLQSPEGAEKVKIDAADEKQLVKLYERVLPYAVLFGQEKEWSAQLGKYYEQVGEQPDWYSGQGAFNATAFATGMNSLSSVASSASDYSSTSGGSTGGGFAGGGGGGGGGGGW from the coding sequence ATGAAGCGGTTTTTCTTTGGGATAGTTGCGGTGATGGCGCTGTTGGTCGGATTCGGGTCAACGGCACAGGCGACAAATAATTTTACGATTAGTAAGTATACTGTCGACATGGAGCTGGGGCGCGATAGCGAACAGCGTTCGACACTGCGTACCAAATTGACCATTACTGCGGATTTTCCGCCGCGGCAGAATCATGGCATTGCACCGGTGTTCGTCAAGCAGTATGATAAACATCCGACTCACTTTACGCTGGAATCAGTGGCAGACGAGCAGGGCACACCGCTGGAGCATACGTGGCGTGATAATGAGTTGAGAATTGGCAACAAAGACACCTACGTCAAGGGTAAAAAGACCTATGTCATTACCTATACGCAGCGGGACGTGACGAAATTATATCACGATACGGGTAAACAGGAGTTTTACTGGGATGCGATTGGCACTGCTTGGCAGGTGCCAATTCAGTCGGCATCAGTGACGCTCAAGCTGAGTCCCGAGCTGGTGGCCGCTAAACAAACGAACCTCCAGTGCTATCAGGGTCGGTTTGGTAGTAATCAGCGCTGCGAGGTACGTGAACAGGGCGATACGTTGACGGCGACAGCCCGCGCACTGCCAAAGATGGCTGGCGTGACGGTCGCGGTCGGATTTATGCCGGGGACATTTGCGGCATATCAGATGTCATTCATGGAACAGCTGATTGATTGGTGGGCGAAATTGCAATTGGTGTTGCTGGCGGTGGCGCTGATATTGGCGGGGGTGATCATCGTGGCTTATTATCGGTCGATTGGTCGCCGTAAAGAACTGGAGCCAATTCCGCCGGAGTATTTGCCACCGCGAGGTACGAGCGTGACGACGTCGGCCAAGCTGGTGCAGCCGTTTCATATGGTCAAGGGGTCGGTGATGGCGGCACAAATGATAGACCTAGCGGTGCGTCATTACATTCAGGTTATCGAAGTGAAGCCGCGTACGACATGGCGAATAGCTGAGTACGAAGTGAAAGTGATACAAGCTCCGGGTAAACTCCTGGCCGAGGAGCAAGAAATGCTGAGGAATATATTTGGCTCCTCGCTGAAAGTCGGTAAGCGGTTAAATCTAAAAACGCTGCGTAACGATGCGCGATACGCGGCGCGAGTACGCTACAGCGCAAAGCAAATGAAGGGTCGGCTCATTGACGACTATGGTTTGCAAGCGCGCGAGCCGCAGCATACCCGACGATTTCGACGGTACGCGATAATTATCAGTATTTTTGCGGTGCTATTGTTGTCGCCGGTGCTCTTGGTGCTGGCGGGGACGGTGTTTTATCTGTCGTTTGGTAAGGTGCTGACCGACAAGGGCCTGGCGCTCAGGCGGCATCTGGCGGGCCTGAAGAGGTACATTGGCGTGGCTGAGGTCGAGCGTTTGCAGATGCTTCAGAGTCCTGAGGGCGCGGAAAAAGTGAAGATTGACGCGGCTGATGAGAAACAATTAGTGAAATTGTACGAGCGGGTACTGCCGTACGCGGTGTTGTTTGGGCAGGAAAAAGAGTGGAGTGCGCAGCTGGGTAAGTACTATGAGCAGGTTGGCGAGCAGCCGGATTGGTACAGCGGCCAGGGTGCGTTTAATGCGACGGCATTTGCGACTGGAATGAACAGTTTGTCAAGCGTGGCTAGTAGCGCCAGTGATTATTCGTCGACCTCTGGCGGCTCAACTGGCGGCGGCTTTGCTGGCGGCGGCGGAGGCGGCGGCGGAGGCGGCGGCTGGTAA
- a CDS encoding DUF21 domain-containing protein, with protein MSDALLLMMAAVLLVLSGSFSGLNIGLMMARPDDLRRKARQGDAIAARVYRYRKDGYYLIFCILLGNVGVNTAMSILLGNMTNGVIGGLIATLLITMFGEILPQAIFTQRGYRFVRHFFWLLDVIYVLFWPLARPMSKLLNRWLGKETPQLYSHQELEQIIHEHAARSDSPVDYDESRIAAGALQFSKKTAGDLVTPMDEVFTVDLGDELDATLLAQIKHAGHSRIPVRADGRLAGILYVKDVVGRELPLPVSQLYRDKIHDIDARSRLDTVLSRFIQTRNHLFVVMDDERELGIITLEDVIEEILDQEIEDEYDEVR; from the coding sequence GTGTCTGATGCTTTATTATTAATGATGGCGGCAGTGCTGTTGGTGCTGTCGGGGTCGTTTTCAGGTCTTAATATTGGATTAATGATGGCGCGGCCGGATGATTTGCGGCGTAAAGCTCGGCAGGGTGATGCGATCGCTGCCCGGGTATACCGCTACCGCAAGGATGGCTATTATCTGATCTTTTGTATTTTGCTGGGTAATGTTGGCGTGAATACCGCGATGTCGATTTTGCTGGGTAATATGACGAACGGCGTGATCGGCGGGCTGATTGCCACACTGCTGATCACGATGTTTGGCGAGATTTTACCGCAGGCGATTTTTACTCAGCGCGGCTATCGTTTTGTACGGCATTTCTTTTGGCTACTGGATGTGATTTATGTGCTATTTTGGCCGCTGGCTCGGCCGATGTCGAAGCTACTGAACCGCTGGCTAGGCAAGGAAACGCCGCAGCTGTATTCACATCAGGAGTTGGAACAGATTATTCACGAGCATGCCGCGCGGTCGGATAGCCCAGTCGATTACGATGAAAGCCGGATCGCGGCGGGTGCGCTACAATTTAGTAAAAAGACAGCTGGTGATTTGGTGACGCCGATGGATGAGGTATTTACCGTGGATTTGGGTGATGAGCTGGACGCAACGCTGCTGGCCCAGATCAAACACGCTGGACATTCGCGGATCCCAGTGCGGGCTGATGGGCGGCTGGCGGGGATTTTATATGTCAAAGATGTGGTGGGGCGCGAGCTGCCGCTGCCAGTTAGTCAACTGTATCGAGACAAGATTCATGATATCGACGCGCGGTCGCGTCTGGATACAGTACTCAGCCGATTTATTCAAACCCGCAATCATTTGTTTGTGGTGATGGATGACGAGAGGGAGCTGGGTATCATCACGCTAGAGGACGTGATTGAAGAGATTTTGGACCAGGAAATTGAGGACGAGTACGACGAAGTACGATAA
- a CDS encoding ABC transporter permease: MRRIDIIKRAGRNLRQSKGRTILTSLAISVGAFTIGLALMAGEGGRLYTNSIVDAAGDKKVIMVGKKVESEKKEELPEYGSSAEEADKNKESAARSRYLLNDKDLEKIRRTPHVKTVTPAYSTDGVAYAKSSANNKKFALTVAVKMDRTRAELAAGSLEDFMPKPGEIIIPDDYVKQLGFKDAQSAIGQTITLGVRSAAQGGDVAKEVSFKIAAVDKKSDTVLFYEPMLRISTADAKAIYEFSHDKSQPHQYSTAITLVDDEKNIDVAKDEINKDYSAYSIQDIRKTLLTMVNVAQAALASFGGLALLASVFGIINTMYISVLERTSQIGLMKALGMRGRDIGKLFRYEAAWVGLLGGLIGVGLASLVTLLNPVITSALKLGAGTNLLVINPLHIGLLVVGLVVMAVISGWLPSRKATKLDPIEALRTE, translated from the coding sequence ATGAGAAGAATCGATATCATTAAGCGGGCGGGACGGAATCTTCGCCAGTCAAAGGGTCGGACTATTTTGACGTCATTGGCGATTTCTGTCGGGGCGTTTACAATTGGTCTGGCGCTGATGGCTGGCGAGGGCGGCCGTTTGTATACCAATAGCATAGTCGACGCGGCTGGCGATAAAAAAGTGATCATGGTCGGTAAAAAGGTGGAATCGGAAAAGAAGGAGGAATTGCCAGAGTATGGTAGTTCGGCAGAAGAGGCTGACAAGAATAAAGAATCGGCGGCGCGCAGCAGATATTTGCTCAACGACAAGGATTTGGAAAAGATCCGACGAACACCGCATGTAAAAACGGTAACACCGGCGTATTCAACTGATGGCGTGGCGTATGCTAAAAGCTCGGCGAATAATAAAAAATTTGCGTTAACGGTGGCTGTTAAAATGGACAGAACTCGGGCAGAATTGGCGGCGGGGTCACTGGAAGATTTCATGCCAAAGCCGGGTGAGATTATCATCCCGGATGATTATGTGAAGCAGTTGGGCTTTAAGGATGCGCAGTCGGCAATTGGTCAGACGATAACCTTGGGTGTGCGCAGTGCGGCGCAGGGTGGAGACGTTGCCAAAGAGGTGTCGTTCAAGATCGCGGCGGTGGATAAAAAGTCAGACACTGTTTTGTTTTATGAACCAATGTTGAGAATTTCAACAGCTGACGCTAAGGCTATCTATGAATTTAGCCACGACAAGAGCCAACCACATCAGTATTCAACGGCGATTACTTTGGTAGATGACGAGAAGAATATTGATGTTGCTAAAGACGAAATCAATAAAGATTACAGTGCGTATTCGATTCAGGATATTCGAAAAACGTTGCTGACAATGGTCAATGTGGCTCAAGCGGCACTGGCGTCATTTGGTGGATTAGCATTGCTGGCGAGCGTATTTGGGATTATTAACACTATGTATATTTCGGTGTTGGAGCGTACCAGCCAAATTGGTTTAATGAAGGCGCTGGGGATGCGCGGCCGTGATATCGGTAAATTATTCCGCTATGAAGCAGCGTGGGTTGGTTTGCTGGGGGGACTGATTGGCGTTGGCTTGGCGAGTTTGGTGACGTTGCTGAATCCAGTGATTACTAGTGCGCTGAAGTTGGGCGCGGGAACGAATTTGCTGGTGATTAATCCGCTACACATTGGTTTGCTGGTGGTTGGTCTGGTGGTGATGGCGGTTATTTCCGGCTGGCTGCCAAGCCGCAAAGCAACAAAGCTAGACCCAATTGAGGCATTAAGGACGGAATAG
- a CDS encoding ABC transporter ATP-binding protein, whose protein sequence is MIELKNVTKIYGKKKNQFTALKNISLTIPTGASVAILGKSGSGKSTLMHAISGLDKPQKGQVIIDGQDILQLKSKHVDEFRAKKIGFIFQSFFVQGNESVIDNVSLPLEIARLPRKKRAHKINAALKAVDLYDKRKNRAKDLSGGQKQRLAIARAIVGDPQIIFADEPTGNLDSETGAKVEGLLFGYNKQKGVTLIVVTHDADLAKKCDHQIIIKDGRIEKSTVPGGMKHGR, encoded by the coding sequence ATGATTGAACTAAAGAACGTGACGAAAATTTATGGCAAAAAGAAAAACCAATTTACGGCACTAAAAAATATCAGCTTGACCATTCCGACAGGAGCCAGCGTGGCTATCTTAGGCAAATCTGGTTCGGGTAAATCGACGCTAATGCATGCTATTTCAGGTTTGGATAAGCCGCAGAAAGGTCAAGTGATTATTGATGGACAAGATATTTTGCAGCTGAAGTCAAAGCATGTCGATGAATTCCGTGCTAAAAAAATTGGCTTTATTTTCCAAAGTTTCTTCGTCCAGGGCAATGAGAGTGTGATTGACAATGTCAGTTTGCCGTTGGAGATCGCCCGGCTGCCGCGCAAAAAGCGGGCGCACAAGATCAATGCGGCGCTTAAAGCGGTGGATTTGTACGATAAGCGCAAAAACCGCGCTAAGGACTTGTCGGGCGGGCAGAAGCAGCGCTTGGCGATTGCCCGGGCGATTGTCGGCGATCCGCAAATCATCTTTGCCGACGAGCCGACCGGCAACCTGGACAGCGAAACTGGCGCTAAGGTGGAAGGATTGCTATTTGGCTATAATAAGCAAAAGGGTGTGACGTTAATTGTGGTGACGCATGACGCTGATTTGGCGAAAAAATGTGATCATCAAATTATCATTAAAGACGGTCGGATTGAAAAATCAACCGTGCCAGGAGGGATGAAGCATGGACGTTAG
- a CDS encoding PadR family transcriptional regulator, protein MDVSAYAESLAIQLRKGFLVYCVLLVCAKQPQYTGDIVKQMSESDLMVVEGTIYPLLSRLQKYGYLKHEWQESEQGPPRKYYSLTDVGAQLVDELKNRIKMLNTSLKNLEKGAK, encoded by the coding sequence ATGGACGTTAGTGCTTATGCCGAAAGTTTGGCGATTCAGCTGCGCAAAGGTTTCCTGGTGTACTGTGTGTTGCTGGTGTGCGCTAAGCAGCCGCAATATACTGGCGATATTGTCAAGCAAATGAGCGAGTCAGACTTGATGGTGGTGGAGGGGACGATTTATCCGCTACTCAGCCGTTTACAAAAATATGGCTATCTCAAGCACGAATGGCAAGAGAGCGAGCAGGGGCCGCCGCGCAAATATTATTCGCTCACTGACGTGGGCGCGCAGCTGGTGGATGAACTGAAAAATCGTATCAAAATGTTGAATACTTCGCTAAAAAATCTTGAGAAAGGAGCAAAGTGA
- a CDS encoding PspC domain-containing protein encodes MKEITRIHLAKTPFSVEVDAKKSLEKYLNLIQKNMHAEPEAMREIEARMVELLAERGVSKDGVISHDDVLAVQKQMGEPRDFSDDDEAVETDDEPERSERRLMRDTEHALIGGVCAGIAAYWGTNPLWVRLLFIFSPFITFGAAVLIYIVMWLSVPEARTASDKLQMRGKAVTFDSLKRQASRNESSVGRNNNTGHTAAKVFRFILGVGILMVTLGLLVALIVGAISGIAVIGLLDGFYAQPWAWGLWASLLVGGMAAVWLGAILSHSAFTWTLKRLSVVMTVVALVVGALSVSGMTLFGVGMANELARDEERLTKIVPVELPSDMKGVKYVHVEGGSVPLHFGDTTRGDIKIELRYIDLKGKRQQPKVSAVRDGDKLVLRVENQRSRCRTTWFGLSPELDVDCFGFVRLHVSGPLSPSPVPQSSNA; translated from the coding sequence ATGAAAGAAATAACCAGAATCCATTTGGCAAAAACGCCGTTTAGTGTGGAAGTTGATGCTAAAAAATCATTGGAAAAATACCTGAATTTAATCCAGAAAAACATGCATGCCGAGCCAGAAGCTATGCGCGAAATTGAAGCGCGAATGGTGGAGCTTTTGGCGGAGCGCGGCGTGTCGAAGGACGGCGTGATCAGTCACGACGACGTTTTGGCAGTGCAAAAACAAATGGGCGAACCGCGCGATTTTTCGGATGATGACGAGGCGGTGGAGACCGATGACGAGCCCGAGCGTTCAGAGCGACGGCTGATGCGTGATACGGAACATGCGCTGATTGGTGGCGTGTGTGCAGGCATCGCTGCCTATTGGGGAACCAATCCTTTGTGGGTACGGTTGTTGTTCATTTTTTCGCCATTTATTACCTTTGGTGCAGCGGTACTGATTTATATCGTGATGTGGCTGTCAGTTCCAGAAGCGCGGACTGCCTCTGATAAGCTCCAGATGCGCGGCAAGGCGGTAACGTTTGATTCGCTGAAGCGTCAGGCCAGTCGGAATGAGTCATCCGTAGGGCGGAATAATAACACGGGTCATACGGCAGCAAAAGTGTTTCGATTTATTCTTGGTGTTGGTATTCTCATGGTAACGCTGGGGCTGTTGGTGGCGCTGATCGTGGGGGCGATCAGTGGCATCGCGGTGATTGGTTTGCTTGATGGATTCTATGCACAGCCGTGGGCGTGGGGTCTGTGGGCATCCTTACTCGTTGGTGGCATGGCGGCGGTATGGCTGGGCGCGATATTGAGCCACAGCGCCTTTACGTGGACATTAAAGCGGCTATCGGTGGTTATGACGGTGGTGGCGCTAGTTGTGGGAGCACTATCGGTTTCGGGAATGACGCTGTTTGGTGTCGGTATGGCGAATGAGCTAGCACGTGACGAGGAGCGCTTGACAAAAATCGTGCCGGTTGAACTGCCAAGTGATATGAAGGGCGTGAAGTATGTCCACGTCGAGGGTGGAAGTGTCCCGTTACATTTTGGGGATACGACCCGAGGTGATATCAAGATTGAACTGCGCTATATAGACCTCAAGGGCAAGCGCCAGCAGCCAAAGGTGTCGGCGGTACGTGACGGTGATAAGCTTGTACTCAGAGTTGAAAATCAGCGTAGTCGCTGTCGCACAACGTGGTTTGGCCTCTCGCCAGAGCTTGACGTCGACTGCTTCGGGTTTGTGCGGCTGCATGTGTCTGGGCCGCTATCGCCATCGCCCGTACCACAATCAAGCAACGCATAG
- a CDS encoding undecaprenyl-diphosphate phosphatase — MAWWQAIILGIIEGVTEFLPVSSTGHLTIVEKLMGMRIDDPSLTAFTAVIQIGAILAAIIYFWGDIWRVLSAWWRGLWWKRARRQFDYVYGWAIIIGSVPIAVIGLLFKDQVETVLRSLWFVAVALIGWSLVMWWADRRSEKASHRSEQQTTWRDTLAIGVGQCLALIPGISRSGATISVGLLRGFDRVTVTKLSFFLGIPALVAAGLLEVLTASKHIAGGVGWTATGLATIVSFVVGYIAISWLLKFVARNDFSLFIWYRVGLGGLIIVLLMSGAIGAV, encoded by the coding sequence GTGGCGTGGTGGCAGGCGATTATCCTCGGCATCATTGAAGGCGTGACAGAGTTTCTGCCAGTTTCTTCGACGGGGCACTTGACGATTGTCGAGAAGTTGATGGGGATGAGAATTGATGATCCGAGCCTGACGGCGTTCACGGCAGTAATTCAGATCGGCGCGATCTTGGCAGCGATCATCTATTTCTGGGGCGATATTTGGCGGGTGCTAAGCGCCTGGTGGCGTGGGCTGTGGTGGAAGCGGGCGCGGCGACAGTTTGATTATGTGTATGGCTGGGCGATTATTATCGGTTCGGTGCCGATCGCAGTGATTGGACTACTGTTTAAGGATCAGGTCGAGACGGTGCTGCGTAGTTTGTGGTTTGTGGCGGTGGCGTTGATCGGCTGGAGCCTGGTGATGTGGTGGGCCGATAGGCGTTCAGAGAAAGCCAGTCACCGCAGCGAGCAGCAAACGACGTGGCGAGATACGCTGGCGATTGGTGTGGGGCAGTGTCTGGCCTTGATACCGGGTATCAGTCGGTCGGGAGCAACGATCTCGGTGGGGCTGCTGCGGGGATTTGACCGAGTGACGGTGACGAAGTTGAGCTTTTTCCTCGGTATTCCGGCGCTGGTGGCGGCGGGGCTGCTGGAGGTGCTAACCGCCTCAAAGCACATTGCTGGCGGCGTCGGCTGGACGGCGACGGGACTTGCGACAATTGTGTCGTTTGTGGTTGGCTACATTGCGATATCGTGGCTACTCAAGTTTGTGGCGCGGAATGACTTCTCGTTATTTATTTGGTATCGAGTCGGGCTAGGTGGCCTGATCATTGTTTTGCTGATGAGCGGTGCGATCGGTGCGGTTTAG
- a CDS encoding ABC transporter ATP-binding protein: MIEVKHITKTYGSKKNAFVALDDVNIEIADGASLAILGKSGSGKSTLMHAISGLDKPERGEVLIDGEDILCLKTRAIDRFRAEKIGFIFQSFFVEGGETCYDNVSLSLETAGVPRARRKRRIESALKAVDLTDKTRVRAKHLSGGQKQRLAIARAIAGEPAILFADEPTGNLDSVTSAMIEDLLFEYQKQHGATLIIVTHDEDLAKRCERIVRIKDGRVESDSAIEDAIRIAQGKTVASRAHRHAATVTIAAAAPLPEPKKPRRQTKQSRTTKAIKKEAKK; this comes from the coding sequence ATGATAGAGGTCAAACATATTACCAAGACGTACGGTAGTAAGAAAAATGCTTTCGTGGCGTTAGATGATGTTAATATTGAGATCGCAGATGGGGCGAGTCTGGCGATTTTAGGCAAATCTGGTTCGGGCAAGTCGACGCTGATGCACGCCATCTCGGGGTTGGATAAGCCTGAGCGGGGCGAAGTGTTGATTGATGGCGAGGATATTTTGTGCCTCAAGACGCGGGCAATAGATAGATTTCGCGCCGAGAAGATAGGCTTTATTTTTCAGAGTTTTTTCGTCGAAGGTGGTGAAACGTGTTATGACAATGTCAGTTTGTCGCTGGAAACTGCTGGCGTCCCTCGTGCTCGGCGCAAGCGGCGCATCGAGTCGGCATTAAAAGCGGTTGATTTGACTGATAAGACCAGGGTGCGTGCTAAACATCTCTCTGGTGGGCAAAAGCAGCGCCTGGCGATCGCCCGGGCTATTGCCGGTGAACCAGCGATCTTGTTCGCCGATGAGCCGACCGGCAATCTTGACTCGGTAACGTCGGCGATGATTGAAGATCTGTTATTTGAGTATCAAAAACAGCACGGCGCAACCTTGATTATCGTGACGCATGATGAAGATTTGGCGAAACGATGTGAGCGGATTGTTCGTATCAAAGATGGTCGAGTTGAATCTGATTCGGCGATTGAAGACGCAATTCGGATCGCTCAAGGTAAAACGGTGGCCTCGAGGGCTCATCGTCATGCCGCCACGGTGACAATTGCTGCCGCAGCTCCTCTACCTGAGCCAAAGAAGCCTCGTCGCCAGACGAAACAGTCAAGAACCACGAAAGCTATCAAGAAGGAGGCGAAGAAATGA
- a CDS encoding ABC transporter permease has protein sequence MKTLDIVRRAGRNLRRAKMRTLLTSIAIAVGGFAITASLMAGEGARQYIDRIISSNINPQGLMIGKASEAFTGRSNKPLKEYKPDTGTHRGAEVELLTLDDIAKLKARSDLKDVTPLYQLNPKYLTFSTKSDKKYTGEVAMRDSGIRVETVAGKAMSKGTQLGDNEVIIPESYLEELGISADKIIGSKLTLTVEQAPQKVSEEDIAKAYRQRGEAGVRELTSSKLKHKELTIVAVSKKSPEQATNTPNTYVSPETAKELTEFATLGTPQYQKYITASATVADGKKPEDVKKALKDELNLSVVTSKDIQELLFTFVNLLQWIVFGFGVLALVVSIFGIVNTQYISVLERTQQIGLMKALGASRRDIARLFRYEAAWVGFLGGALGVLGAWGIGELCNPMISGALNLGEHSLLIFVPISGLVIVVGLMLVAIIAGFLPSRKAAKLDPIEALRTE, from the coding sequence ATGAAAACGCTAGATATCGTGCGTCGGGCTGGGCGGAATCTGCGGCGAGCTAAGATGCGCACCTTGCTCACTAGTATCGCCATCGCGGTGGGTGGCTTTGCGATTACCGCCAGTTTGATGGCTGGCGAGGGTGCGCGGCAATATATTGACAGGATCATCAGCAGTAATATTAATCCTCAAGGATTGATGATTGGCAAGGCGAGTGAGGCGTTTACCGGTCGCAGCAATAAGCCACTTAAGGAGTATAAGCCGGACACTGGTACACATCGTGGCGCAGAAGTTGAGCTATTGACTCTTGATGATATAGCCAAACTGAAGGCGCGCAGTGACTTGAAAGATGTGACGCCGCTATATCAATTGAACCCAAAATACCTGACGTTTAGTACCAAGTCTGATAAAAAGTACACGGGCGAGGTAGCGATGCGCGATAGCGGTATTCGTGTTGAGACAGTAGCGGGCAAGGCGATGTCTAAGGGTACTCAGTTGGGGGATAATGAAGTGATAATACCAGAGTCCTACCTTGAGGAATTGGGAATCTCTGCGGACAAGATCATCGGTAGCAAGTTGACGCTCACCGTTGAGCAAGCGCCGCAGAAAGTCAGTGAAGAGGACATTGCCAAGGCGTATCGGCAGCGCGGCGAGGCTGGCGTGCGTGAACTAACAAGTAGTAAGTTGAAGCACAAAGAGCTGACCATTGTAGCGGTATCAAAGAAATCGCCGGAGCAAGCGACGAATACACCAAATACCTATGTCAGCCCAGAGACTGCCAAGGAGCTGACTGAATTTGCAACGCTCGGTACGCCGCAGTACCAAAAGTATATTACCGCTTCAGCAACGGTGGCTGATGGTAAAAAGCCCGAAGACGTCAAGAAAGCTCTTAAAGATGAATTGAACCTGTCAGTGGTAACTTCGAAAGATATCCAGGAGCTGCTCTTTACGTTCGTAAACTTGCTGCAGTGGATTGTGTTTGGGTTTGGTGTGTTGGCCTTGGTGGTGAGTATATTTGGCATCGTCAATACTCAATACATTTCGGTGTTGGAGCGAACGCAACAGATTGGACTAATGAAGGCGCTTGGTGCTAGTCGGCGTGATATTGCCAGGCTGTTCCGTTACGAAGCAGCATGGGTTGGCTTCCTGGGTGGTGCACTCGGAGTGCTCGGCGCGTGGGGAATTGGTGAGTTGTGTAACCCAATGATCTCCGGGGCGCTTAATTTGGGGGAACATTCACTCCTGATATTTGTACCAATTAGCGGTCTCGTCATTGTCGTCGGGTTGATGTTAGTAGCAATTATTGCGGGATTCTTGCCGAGCCGCAAAGCGGCGAAGCTTGACCCAATTGAGGCGCTGCGTACGGAATGA